The following DNA comes from candidate division KSB1 bacterium.
CTTCGAGTCAGGTGATGTCGAAGCGGTAATCGCCAGCCACATCGGCGGCTGAGTCTAAGTTTTCTCTACTAACTTACGCACATCCTGCGCCCTTGATTTTGGGACGACCAGGATCTTGCCGTTCGCAGCGACCACTGCCAGGTCGTCGCAGCCCAATAGGCAGATTTCGACGCCTTCCATTTCGTTGTACACCGCGCAACCCGTTGACTCGACGACTCTCGCCGCACCGACGATGGCGTTTTCCGAGTCGTCGAGTGGCAAACTTCTTGTCAGCGCGTCCCAAGCTCCGAGGTCGTCCCACTCGAATGTGGACTCCACGACGTACACGCGTTCCGACCGCTCCATCAGCGCGTAGTCGATCGATTCGGACTTGACCTGTGAGAACAGCCCTGCGGCCTCTTCGCTCTCGCTAGAAATCGCGGACGCAAGCTGCTTGACGAACTCTCGCGTAACGACTCCGGCCTCTTCGAGCTGGTCGATGAAAGCCTGCACAGTCCAGAAGAACATACCGGAGTTCCAGTAGTACTGACCGCTGTTAACGAAGCGCGCTGCGGTCTCCGCGTCGGGCTTTTCAGTGAATCGAACGACGAGGAATCCCTGCCCGACGGGGTCGCCGCGCTCGATGTAGCCGTACCCTGTCTCCGGCCGGGTCGGTGTGATTCCGATCGTTACGAGCCCTCGCAAGTTCTCTGCAAGATCCATCGCTGAAGCCACGACCGATAAGAACTTGTCCGCCGGGGCGATCCGGTGATCGGCGGTCACGACGGCCATGGTTCTTCAGAAAAAGAAATGACGATCCGTTTTGCTGCAATCGGCAAGGATGGCAGTCTTTATGATGAACAGGAACTCGACTCGCGCATTTGTGATTGCTGCCAGACTTCGGCCGCATTGACACCTGACGGATCTATTGTCGTGTACCGGGATCGCTCCGAAGAGGAAATCCGGGATATATCTTTCGTGCGATTCGAATCCGGCAAATGGACGGAACCGCAAAATCTTCATCCGGATAATTGGAAAATCGTCGGCTGCCCGGTCAATGGCCCCGCAGTGGATTCTAATGGCAACATGGTTGCGGTTGCCTGGTTTACGGCAGCAAATGATTCACCTAAGGTGAAAGTAATCCTTTC
Coding sequences within:
- a CDS encoding exo-alpha-sialidase; amino-acid sequence: MIGGHDGHGSSEKEMTIRFAAIGKDGSLYDEQELDSRICDCCQTSAALTPDGSIVVYRDRSEEEIRDISFVRFESGKWTEPQNLHPDNWKIVGCPVNGPAVDSNGNMVAVAWFTAANDSPKVKVILSSDGGKTFGDPIQIDDGKPVGRVDVIVLPDNSTLVSWVENRGEYADIQIRKVDSYGNLEQPITIEQTSSSRSSGFPIMKRNSQEIVIAWTDVGDGKIVRTAKIPLR
- a CDS encoding mannose-1-phosphate guanylyltransferase, with the translated sequence MAVVTADHRIAPADKFLSVVASAMDLAENLRGLVTIGITPTRPETGYGYIERGDPVGQGFLVVRFTEKPDAETAARFVNSGQYYWNSGMFFWTVQAFIDQLEEAGVVTREFVKQLASAISSESEEAAGLFSQVKSESIDYALMERSERVYVVESTFEWDDLGAWDALTRSLPLDDSENAIVGAARVVESTGCAVYNEMEGVEICLLGCDDLAVVAANGKILVVPKSRAQDVRKLVEKT